The following coding sequences are from one Anguilla anguilla isolate fAngAng1 chromosome 12, fAngAng1.pri, whole genome shotgun sequence window:
- the foxl2a gene encoding forkhead box protein L2a translates to MMATYQNPEDDAMALMVHDTNTAKDKGISKDEPNQEKSSEKSDPSQKPPYSYVALIAMAIRESSEKRLTLSGIYQYIITKFPFYEKNKKGWQNSIRHNLSLNECFIKVPREGGGERKGNYWTLDPACEDMFEKGNYRRRRRMKRPFRPPPTHFQPGKSLFGGDGYGYLTPPKYLQSSFMNNSWSLSQPPTPMPYTSCQMASGNVSPVNVKGLSAPSSYNPYSRVQSMALPSMVNSYNGMSHHHHPHAHHPQQLSPATAAPSPVPSSNGAGLQFACSRQPAELSMMHCSYWDHDSKHSALHTRIDI, encoded by the coding sequence aTGATGGCTACTTACCAAAACCCTGAAGATGACGCAATGGCCTTGATGGTCCACGACACTAACACGGCTAAGGACAAGGGGATATCCAAAGACGAGCCGAACCAGGAGAAGAGTTCGGAGAAGTCGGATCCGTCTCAGAAACCACCCTACTCCTACGTCGCCTTAATTGCTATGGCGATTCGGGAAAGCTCCGAGAAAAGACTAACGCTGTCCGGTATCTACCAGTACATAATCACAAAGTTCCCTTTCTACGAAAAGAACAAGAAAGGGTGGCAAAACAGCATACGCCACAATCTTAGCCTCAACGAGTGTTTCATTAAGGTACCACGGGAGGGCGGGGGCGAAAGAAAGGGAAACTACTGGACCTTGGACCCGGCGTGCGAAGACATGTTCGAGAAGGGAAACTACCGAAGGAGGCGGAGAATGAAGCGGCCTTTCAGACCCCCACCAACCCACTTTCAGCCAGGAAAATCTCTTTTCGGTGGGGATGGATACGGCTATCTTACCCCTCCAAAGTATCTGCAGTCCAGCTTCATGAACAACTCTTGGTCGCTCAGCCAGCCACCCACTCCTATGCCCTATACATCTTGCCAGATGGCAAGTGGAAACGTGAGTCCCGTCAACGTCAAAGGACTGTCGGCTCCATCATCTTACAACCCGTATTCCCGAGTACAGAGCATGGCTCTGCCCAGTATGGTGAACTCATACAACGGTATGAGCCATCACCATCACCCGCATGCTCACCACCCCCAGCAGCTGAGCCCGGCTACAGCGGCGCCTTCCCCTGTCCCTTCCAGTAACGGAGCGGGGCTTCAGTTCGCTTGCTCCCGTCAGCCGGCGGAGCTGTCTATGATGCACTGCTCGTACTGGGATCACGACAGTAAACATTCTGCATTACACACACGGATTGACATTTAA